The DNA segment ACGGCCTCCTCCAGAACGGCCCACAACTCGACTGCCGTGTCGAGATCGATGTCGCCGGAGACGCGCACCACCGCCACGGACGCTTCCAGCTTCAGCGATACGTGCTGCATCTGCCGCTCCCACCTGTCGACCCAAATCATAGGAGCCGGGTACGCCGGCCCGCACACGCGCAGGAGCGACCCGTCGGGACTCGGCGTCACTCATCGGCGACCGCCGGCCACACCCTGCTCACTGCCGGGCCGCGATCGGCATTCGTCGGCACCCGGGGTGGGGTGCTCGGGGCCGCTGGAGTCTGAGACCGGAGCCGGCGCCGGCTCGGCCGATCGACACCTCAGACACCAGGAGTATCAATGACCCAGCCCAGCCGCCGAGCCCGCATCGTCCTCGCCGTGGTCACCGGCATCGTCACCGGCGCCTCCCGCGCGGTGGCCGACTGGCTGCTCGACCTCTTCCACGGCTGACGCGTCACCGGGCTGGTCTCCGGCCGGCTACGGTTCGAAGACCAGCCCGGCCGCGATCTCCCCGGCCCCGGTCAGCCCGAACCGGCGGATCTGTTCGGCGCCCACGGTGTCGCCGGCCCGCTCGCGCAGGCCGGCCAGCGCCCACAGGGCGCGGATGTTCCCGCGATCGAGGTCCTGCAGGTGAAGGGCCTCGGCTCCGGCGATGTCCCCCACGCGCTCACGCCGCCGTGCCAGCTCGCGCAAGGGGTGGAAGTCGCCCCGGTCCGCGGCCTTCGCGGCGTCCCCGTGGTTCTCCCGCAACCCGGTCAGCCCCCGCGGATATCGCGCTTCTCCCCGGCGACGCTCGACATCCTCATCACGATGCCCGGCGACGGATCCGGGCGATGGCGGACCGTCGGGAGGCAGGGTCCTGGCCCGGTCCGGGGCGGGATCCGCCCGGTCCCGGAGCCAGGCCAGCTCCCTCGCCGCATACTCGTTGCCGCGCTCGGCAGCCCGCCGATACAGAGCCTCCTCGGCGGCGAGGTCCCCGTCCCGCCGATGTCCCTGAGCCAGCTGCCGCAACGCGTAGTTGTCGCCTCGCTCGGCAGCCTCCCGGTACAGCGCGGCGGCGCCGTCGGAGTCGCCGCCGCGCTCCCGCCGAAAGGCCAGCTCCCGCATCGCGCGGGTGCTCCCGCGGTCGGCGGCCCGCTGGTAGAGCCAGACGGCATGCTGGTAGCGGCCCCGCTCCTCGGCCAGCCGGCCGAACCTTCTCAGCAGGTCGGGGTCGGTGACGGTGGTGGAGAACGCCCGCCACAGGCTGTCCGGCGGATAGATCGCGTTCCGTTCGGTACGGCCGATCTGCTCGAGGTAGTCGGCGAGCCGGTAACACGGCTGGGCACCTGGCGGCGATTGATCAGGCCGCAGGCGGATACGGGTCAGCGGGCCCCGGGTGCCGTGACACGGCTTGGCGGTGTAGGCGAGGGCCTGTTCGAACCAGTCGTCGCCGAGGGCGTCCCAGTCATGGTCATCGAGGTACCCGTGCGCCGCCTGCTCCAGCAACGCGTGCGGCAGGGCCGGGGAGTAACCGAGGCGACGGGCGTCCATCGCCACCTGGAGGACGGCCCGGGCCGCCGGCATGGTGTCCTTCGCCGTGCGGTAGCGCTCTTCGAGTGCGGGGGCGCCGGCCAGGTACTGAGCGATCCGGCCGTTCTCGGCATGGGCGGCGGCGTACCGCATGCGGGGATCGGTTCCCGGTGCCGCGAGGCCGGCCAGTTCAGCGGCGGAGAACGCGTCGGTGAGCGTGATCGCGCTGCTCTGCAGCAGGTCCCGGGCCTGAAGGTAGTCGTCCCGGCCGACGGCGGGCTCGGTCGCCAGGGCGTTCCAGTACTCCGGCCACAGCGTCGCCAGTACCAGCACCGGCTCCCGTCCCGGGTCGCCCAGCAGGGTCCGGAGACCGGCCGCGACCCGCTCGCCCAGACCCGGGTCGGCCGGCATCAGATAGTGCTGGGCCTCGTTCAGCCAGACGATCGTGTACGACCCGGCCCGTGCTAGGTCCGCCAGTGCGGCCTCCGGGCGGGTCGGGTCGTACGGATGCCACAGCGTCCACCGGTCCCGCTGCCGCTGGTCGAGGTAGCGCACCAGTTCCCAGCAGGCCCGGGTCTTCCCCGTCGACGAGCCACCGACCACGGTGATCAGCCGTGAGCGCCCGTCGTCCAGCATGCCGTCGACGATCGCCCGTAACTCCGCGTCGTGCGCGCGGGGCACGTACGCGGTCAGCGCGTCGCCGGTGCCGGCG comes from the Actinoplanes sp. OR16 genome and includes:
- a CDS encoding sel1 repeat family protein: MPTRRPRALARPDLPEGSQRDVRDLLHELHDRAGRPTLEDLEKHIAGDDRLDGSPKKDVIHRIISRGGPAQLDDVRAVARTLARICGDDEFAIAARVTPSLGTSRPAAPSPRLGRPIGECDPTGPGGLEVHPAIQLPGAGTGDALTAYVPRAHDAELRAIVDGMLDDGRSRLITVVGGSSTGKTRACWELVRYLDQRQRDRWTLWHPYDPTRPEAALADLARAGSYTIVWLNEAQHYLMPADPGLGERVAAGLRTLLGDPGREPVLVLATLWPEYWNALATEPAVGRDDYLQARDLLQSSAITLTDAFSAAELAGLAAPGTDPRMRYAAAHAENGRIAQYLAGAPALEERYRTAKDTMPAARAVLQVAMDARRLGYSPALPHALLEQAAHGYLDDHDWDALGDDWFEQALAYTAKPCHGTRGPLTRIRLRPDQSPPGAQPCYRLADYLEQIGRTERNAIYPPDSLWRAFSTTVTDPDLLRRFGRLAEERGRYQHAVWLYQRAADRGSTRAMRELAFRRERGGDSDGAAALYREAAERGDNYALRQLAQGHRRDGDLAAEEALYRRAAERGNEYAARELAWLRDRADPAPDRARTLPPDGPPSPGSVAGHRDEDVERRRGEARYPRGLTGLRENHGDAAKAADRGDFHPLRELARRRERVGDIAGAEALHLQDLDRGNIRALWALAGLRERAGDTVGAEQIRRFGLTGAGEIAAGLVFEP